CTTCATGTACAAGATTATATAAAACAAGAAGGGATCGAGCAAGTGATTTTGGTTTTTTAGCATTATATATTTATGACTCCAATCAAGCTATAGTGACCCTATCACTTTTGTTTGAACATGTATtccatatatttataaattaaatattttacgtaccataaatataaatataattaattttcatcattataaaTTGGATATCACATGATAACCTTTTCTTTTGCAGTTTGATTAGTGCGTTGGGCTAGCCCAAAACCTAAATGTTTAAGACCATGGACCAAGAAAAACACGGAGATTGTGATGCATCGAAGAAAGAGGACGAGGACGACGACAAGGCGGGCGTGGGGATACGAGTGCACCTTCTGCAAGCGCGGCTTCACCAACGCGCAAGCCCTAGGCGGCCACATGAACATCCACAGGAAAGACAAGGCTAAGGCCAAGGCCAACCACAAGAATCAATCACTCGATATGTGGAAAGAGAATCACTTGAATTCGAGGTTTGTATCAGTGAATGATCATCACCAGCAAATGTTAAGATATCAGATGTGCTTGCCCTCATCAAACCCTAGTTTCCAAATTGGGAATTACTTGCCTTTCCATCGTTTCAGAGAAGGAGGGGTCGAGAATGAAGTGGATTTGGAGCTCCGCCTCGGCCTCGGCCACGACCCCTGATCGATCAATCATCAAGTTTTCGACGTTGATGGATGGATGGATCTTAATTAATGAAGTGATGGTGCATAGAAAGTGAGTTTTATGTATATCTTGATTGTTTGTgtatttgggatatttgcatatTTCTGCGTCGTTAGATgatttttattgaaaaagttAAGTTCAATAAAAGGGAGATAAGCCTAATTGCTTCTTCCTTAGTTGTGAACTGTGGAGTCATTTCTTACTCTTTGCTTCCATTACTTTTGTAATACATACATGATATATAGAAGATTTGTAATTAATTGGAACGCGCAATTACTGTTAAAATGGCTTGAATCACTATGGGAAATATTGCCTGATTCATAGCTCCTTCTGGGGCACTATAATATCACAATTAATCAATTTAACTTTTTTTGGGTTTGGGAGATAATTGCGAGTCTGTCCCTTTATTACTTTAAACGAGACTTTATAATTATGAAAAACCGTAATTTCAAATAAATCGCGAACCTTTTACTTAATTGCTTTGTATattaaaaacattttataaaggAAGATGCCATTACAAAAATATACTGATattcttaattttataattatgaaGTTAGTATTAAATATGTAATTAATGACATTAAGTTGTGCGCGCGCGATCACAGGGGTCTTTGTATAatgtaaaaagaaataaatatatctTTGTATAGTTTTGCTAATATTATAAATGTACTTTTATTGGTTGGTGAGGAtggaacaaataaaaaaaggtgTGCGTCTAAGTTCTCTTAATGTGAAACCCAGCGGGCCCCACCACCTCTCTCTAGATTttcacatctctctctctctctaagcaTATAAACATACGAATTATTCTCACTTTTCTTGCTATTCGTTTCCAGTTCATTTCTCCGCCTGTTTTCGCTCCAGCCACTGCTGGGAACGAACACCTCACGCATCTCTTTCTCTCCGCGATTTTCCTAACACTCCCATCTATGTCTCTCTCATCAATTTTCTTTCGAAATTTCCACATATAAGCAGAAAATTTGGAACGAATTGATAGCCAACTTTTTCCAAAGTATCCTGGTGAACTTCCTGCCAATTAGACTACGTACGGATGCAAATGCGTATAATGGAGCTTGATCGTGATTTTCTGCTTGCAAAATCTCTTCTAAGGGCGGATTGTACCGGTTGAAAAACAATTAGATGAACCAGCATTTTGGCTGAGGTAGatcaaaatttcagcttctaATAGCTGCGCTGTTTTTGCAACAAAATTTCCTCGAAAGCTCTCTTTTGAAGGATTTATCAATGGGCTTTTTGATTTCTTGAGCAGAAATTTAAGCTTTTGCTTCTGCTCGATGGTAGCAACGAGACACAGATGAAGGTCTAAAAtcctttttctatttaattgaagAATAAGATCTAAAGGCTAGTGTGATTTTCCAGGTACGAGTTCTCATTGATTTTACCATATTTTTCTTTCGGAGTTTTCTGATTTTTTATCGATCAGTTCAATTGGCATGATTCtagatttttatttcattttttggggTGTGGGGGTGTTAATCTGGGGTCATATTGGAAATTTGTTTATGTGATTAGTTCAATTACAGTTCTGAATCCCAGAAATTGAATATTATAATCGCCCTTTTTGGAAGTTATAGGCTGGTTGGCGGGTCGGATCTTTTTTTGTCTGCTTTTGGTTGAATTCTGGGTTGAATAATATATGTAATCTTGTATATCTATTTATGGGTTTTGATTCGAGTGAATATTTTTCGTCAGGAAATGAATGCCCGCGGTTATGTTGTGAGATTGTGATAGGAGTGGTCCATTTGTGTATCTAGTTGCATTGGGAGCCTAAATGAGATAAGTAATCAGCAAGAACAAATGGATTGAAGCATCAAAATTCGTTGGATGCAATGTTCAAGACATTTGCATCTGCGTTGCTGGTGTTGTTTTTGTTGTCGTTGTCTGTTTGTGTCTCGGCTGCAGACAATGAGTACCACTGCAGCTGTGACGAGGAGGGTTTTTGGAGCGTTGAGAACATCTTGGAGTGCCAAAAAGTCAGTGATTTCTTGATTGCAGTGGCCTACTTCTCCATCCCTATTGAGCTGCTTTACTTCCTCAGTTGCTCCAACATTCCTTTCAAATGGGTGCTGATTCAGTTCATCGCGTTCATTGTCCTGTGTGGGATGACTCATTTGCTGAATGGTTGGACGTACGGACCTCACACCTTTCAACTCATGCTTGCTCTCACCATTTTCAAGTGTCTCACTGCCCTTGTCTCGTTTGCAACGGCTATAACCCTTTTCACCCTCATCCCGTTGCTGCTAAAGGTTAAGGTGCGGGAGATCATGCTGAAGAAGAAGACTTGGGATCTTGACCGGGAGGTTGGGATTATCAAGAAGCGGAAGGAGGCTGGCTTGCATGTTAGGATGCTAACACATGAGATCCGCAAGTATCTTGATCGCCATACTATTTTGTACACGACTCTTGTTGAGCTGTCAAAGACTCTGGATTTGAAGAACTGCGTTGTTTGGATGCCAAACACGGGTAGAACGGAGATAACTTTAACACATGAGTTGAGAGAGCATAGCTACCCAAACACGTATACCTCGGTCATCCCTACTAGTGAGCCTGATGTGAGAGAGATCAAGGGAAGTGAACGGGTGAAGATACTTGATCCCGAATCACCCCTTTCTCTTGCAAGCAGTAGGGAAGTTGGTGAGCCGGGATCTGTGGCTGCGATTAGGATGCCAATGCTGAGGGTTTCCAATTtcaaaggtggcactcctgagaTGGTTCCCGCCTGTTATGCTATACTCGTGTTGGTCCTTCCCGATGGGAAGGGTAGAACGTGGAGCAAACAGGAACTCGAGATAGTAGAGGTAGTTGCTGATCAAGTTGCTGTGGCTCTATCCCATGCAGCTATTCTTGAAGAATCTCAACTCATGAGAGACAAGCTTGTGGAACAAAATCGAGCGCTGGAGCAGGCCAAACAGGATGCACTAATGGCAAGTCAGGCGCGCAATGCATTTCAAATGGTGATGAGTAATGGATTAAGAAGGCCAATGCATTCGATTCTTGGCCTGCTATCAGTGTTACAGGATGAACAGCTTAGTGAGGAGCAGCTTCTTCTCATTGACACAACATTCAAGACTGGTAACGTTCTTTCAACACTGATAAATGATGTCATGGACACTGCAGCGAAGGACAATAGGAGATTCCCCTTGGATATGAAGCCCTTTAAACTGCATTCTATGATTAAAGAAGCTGCTTGCCTCTCCAAATGCCTATGTGCTCATAGGGGATATAATTTTGTTATTGAAGTGGATAAGTCGTTGCCAAATTATGTGATAGGTGATGAGAGAAGAGTG
This sequence is a window from Salvia splendens isolate huo1 chromosome 5, SspV2, whole genome shotgun sequence. Protein-coding genes within it:
- the LOC121803698 gene encoding transcriptional regulator SUPERMAN-like, which translates into the protein MHRRKRTRTTTRRAWGYECTFCKRGFTNAQALGGHMNIHRKDKAKAKANHKNQSLDMWKENHLNSRFVSVNDHHQQMLRYQMCLPSSNPSFQIGNYLPFHRFREGGVENEVDLELRLGLGHDP